A region from the Leptospirillum ferriphilum ML-04 genome encodes:
- a CDS encoding penicillin-binding protein 1A, with product MKKSHTTLWIALLVLLLVLTGAGIWGYLFMKRVIRGVPSVAFLKTFVPVTTSVIYDRNGQVVGKFYREKREYIPLRKMPPLILHSVLAVEDSKFYQHGALAYGSIIRAAISDALAGYLREGASTITQQLARNIFLNHRKNLVRKLREAILSYRIEQVLTKDEILELYLNQIYFGEGAYGVQAAAKEYFGKDVRDLSLPEAALIAGLIRSPIEFSPYLHPQASKRRQLIVLKRMESVHFITHDELKKAYAQNLVLRRRTRASNPNAYFLEYVRQRLEKIMTGDQLYGGGLRIFTTLDARIQEIALHSLRKGLRTIDRRKGFRGPIRKLDVPALRKVERASRPLEEAEKNPAVLGRRVEAVVTRVQKDGFWFDWEGVPGFVPIERMLWAKKVLSGPNFDKDVKVLDPFFPSLILHPGDVVMVHLTGFHRVSLKWGWEGSLDQVPLIQGCVVAINPRTGGILAMVGGYSFRRSKFNRAYQAIRQPGSSFKMFDYGAALEHGYAPGTILKDEPLVFYDSVHKRVWRPKDYERNFLGPVPMRKALAESINLATIRMVRNIGVGPVIHLARRMGITTPLSHDLSLALGSSGVRPLELTSAYAVVANQGVRNPVHALTRVLNYQKTTVYEHVPAPQSVYDPAYSYLLTSMLESVIKDGTGRDALVLGRLLAGKTGTTNDFRDAWFIGYSPDIAVGVYVGMDDHRSMGRGEFGAHAALPVWIDIMRQALPLFPNTPFSIPDDVVDVRIDPKTGLRTPMNDPNFVVEVYKKGQLPPIEVSEQKVPDTDFYNIPAAGQGK from the coding sequence GTGAAAAAAAGCCATACGACTCTTTGGATTGCCCTCCTTGTTCTTCTCCTTGTTCTCACGGGAGCAGGAATATGGGGGTATCTTTTCATGAAGAGGGTCATTCGGGGAGTGCCCTCGGTTGCCTTCCTGAAAACGTTTGTTCCGGTAACGACATCGGTCATTTACGACCGAAATGGCCAGGTTGTTGGCAAGTTCTACCGGGAGAAACGGGAGTACATCCCCCTCCGCAAGATGCCTCCCCTGATTCTTCACTCTGTTCTGGCCGTGGAAGACTCCAAATTCTATCAGCATGGTGCCCTGGCCTACGGGTCGATTATCCGCGCGGCCATTTCCGATGCCCTTGCCGGCTATTTGCGTGAGGGGGCCAGCACGATCACGCAGCAGCTTGCCAGGAATATTTTTCTGAACCACCGGAAAAATCTTGTCCGGAAGTTGCGCGAAGCGATCCTGTCCTACCGGATTGAGCAAGTCCTGACAAAGGACGAGATTCTCGAACTCTACCTGAACCAGATCTATTTCGGGGAAGGCGCGTACGGGGTTCAGGCGGCAGCCAAAGAATATTTCGGGAAAGATGTCCGGGATCTCTCCCTGCCGGAAGCGGCCCTGATCGCTGGACTGATTCGTTCCCCCATTGAATTTTCTCCCTACCTTCATCCCCAGGCAAGCAAACGCCGCCAGCTGATCGTTCTGAAACGGATGGAGTCGGTCCATTTTATTACCCACGACGAGCTCAAGAAGGCGTATGCCCAGAATCTTGTCCTCAGAAGACGAACGCGGGCGTCCAATCCCAATGCCTATTTTCTGGAATACGTTCGCCAGAGGCTTGAAAAAATCATGACGGGGGATCAGCTTTACGGTGGTGGTCTCCGGATTTTTACGACACTGGATGCGCGTATTCAGGAGATTGCCCTCCATTCCCTCCGAAAAGGTCTCCGGACGATCGACCGTCGGAAAGGATTTCGGGGGCCGATTCGCAAACTCGATGTTCCTGCGTTGCGTAAAGTTGAGCGTGCGTCACGTCCCCTGGAGGAAGCGGAAAAAAATCCCGCTGTTCTTGGAAGACGTGTCGAGGCTGTCGTGACAAGGGTCCAGAAAGACGGTTTCTGGTTCGACTGGGAGGGAGTTCCGGGATTTGTCCCGATCGAACGCATGCTCTGGGCCAAAAAAGTTCTTTCCGGTCCGAACTTCGACAAGGACGTCAAAGTCCTCGACCCGTTCTTCCCCTCCCTTATCCTTCATCCGGGCGATGTGGTCATGGTGCATCTCACGGGATTTCACCGGGTTTCCCTGAAGTGGGGGTGGGAGGGCTCTCTGGACCAGGTTCCGCTGATCCAGGGGTGTGTTGTGGCAATCAATCCCCGGACGGGCGGGATTCTGGCGATGGTCGGAGGTTATAGCTTTCGTCGAAGCAAGTTTAACCGCGCCTACCAGGCGATCCGGCAACCGGGATCGTCTTTCAAGATGTTCGATTACGGTGCGGCTCTGGAACATGGCTATGCGCCCGGAACCATCTTGAAGGACGAGCCTCTCGTTTTCTATGACTCTGTGCATAAAAGGGTCTGGCGCCCCAAAGATTATGAGCGCAATTTTCTGGGACCGGTTCCGATGAGAAAGGCTCTGGCCGAATCGATCAATCTTGCCACTATCCGTATGGTCCGGAATATCGGAGTGGGACCGGTCATCCATCTGGCTCGCAGAATGGGGATCACCACTCCTCTGAGCCATGACCTTTCCCTGGCGCTCGGTTCTTCCGGGGTTCGACCTCTCGAGCTGACATCGGCTTATGCGGTCGTCGCGAATCAGGGTGTCCGGAATCCCGTCCATGCTCTCACACGAGTTCTGAATTACCAGAAGACAACTGTCTATGAACATGTTCCTGCTCCGCAGAGCGTCTACGATCCCGCTTACAGCTATCTGCTGACTTCCATGCTGGAAAGTGTGATCAAAGACGGGACGGGTCGGGATGCCCTTGTCCTGGGACGCCTGCTTGCCGGAAAAACCGGGACCACAAATGATTTTCGGGACGCCTGGTTTATCGGTTATTCTCCGGATATCGCCGTTGGCGTGTATGTCGGAATGGACGATCACCGTTCCATGGGCCGGGGAGAATTCGGAGCACATGCGGCTCTGCCCGTCTGGATCGACATTATGCGACAGGCACTTCCGTTGTTTCCGAATACACCTTTCAGTATTCCGGACGATGTCGTGGATGTCCGGATCGATCCGAAAACGGGACTTCGGACACCGATGAACGACCCGAATTTTGTGGTCGAAGTCTACAAAAAAGGGCAACTTCCCCCGATTGAAGTGTCCGAGCAAAAAGTGCCAGACACGGATTTTTACAATATTCCGGCT